CGGGCCGGTGCCCGGCCTCGGCATCTCCAACGGCCTTCGGCCGGGTCTGGTCGGGGTCGCCAAGGACATCGCGGACGACTACGGCCCGCGCGGCGTACGGGTGGTCGGCCTGCTGCCCGGCCGGATCCTGACCGACCGCAACCGCGAACTCTTCGCCGCCACCGGCGACCCGGAACGGGCCCGCGCCGAGGCGGAGGCCAGCATCCCGTTGCGGCGCATCGGCGACCCGGCCGAGTTCGGCCGGGTGGCCGCGTTCGTGCTCTCCCCCGCCGCGAGCTACCTGACCGGCCTCACCGTACCGGTCGACGGTGGCGCGCTGCGCGGGCTGTGACGCCCGGCGCGGGCCGCCGAGCCCTGGCCGTGCCGCCCGAGAAGCCCGTGCGGTGACGCCCGGCCCGGACCGGCGAGCCAGCGACGTTGCCGGACATCCCCGGCCGACGCGGGCGGAGCTGGCCACCGCTGCGGACCGGACCATCCCCGATGTGCTCGCGCCGGGCCTGGCGGTGCTCTTCGTCGGCATCAACCCGGGCCTCTGGTCGGCCGCCACGGGTTGGCATTTCGCCCGGCCCGGCAACCGGTTCTGGCCGGCGCTGCACCGAGGCGGGTTCACCCCCCGGCTGCTGCACCCGAGCGAGCAGGACGAGCTACCCGCCCTCGGCCTCGGCATCACCAACATGGCCGCCCGGGCCAGCGCCCGTGCCGACGAACTGACCACTGAGGAGTTGCTCGACGGGGCTCGGCTGCTGGCCGCCGCCGTGGCCCGGTACCGGCCGCGCTGGGTGGCGGTGGTGGGGGTGACCGCGTACCGGATCGGTTTCGGTCGGCCGAAGGCCACCTTCGGGCCGCTGCCGGAGCAGCTGGCCGGGGCGCGGCTGTGGGTGTTGCCCAACCCGAGCGGCCTGAACGCGCACTTCACGCCGGTCACCCTGGGCGCCGCGTTCGCCGAGCTGCGCGTCGCGACCGGTCTGCCGGACCGCCGCCCGGCCTGAGTCGGTGTGCCGCGGCGGGTAGGTCAGTTGGCGGCGGCCGGTGGCAGCGCCTCGTCGGCGATGTAGGTGCCCAGCGGCATGACCACCGGCTCGGGGCCGGTCGCGTCCACGTACGGGGTGGGCGAGTCGGCGACCGCGAACTGGGTCCGGTACAGCTCAGCGTAGAGCCCGCCGACCGCCACCAACTCGTCGTGCCGCCCCCGCTCGACGATCCGCCCGCCGTCCAGGACCAGGATCTGGTCGGCGTCGCGGACCGTGGAGAGCCGATGCGCGATCACCAGCGCCGTCCGCCCGGCCAGCGCCACCGACAGCGCTCGCTGCACCGCCGCCTCACTCTCCGAGTCGAGGTGCGCGGTCGCCTCGTCGAGGATCACGATCGACGGGGCCTTGAGCAGCAGCCGGGCGATGGCGATGCGCTGCTTCTCGCCGCCGGAGAACCGGTAGCCGCGCTCCCCCACCGTGGTGTCCAAGCCGTCGGGCAGCGACCGGACCAGGTCGGCGACCTGAGCGCCGGCCAGCGCGGCCCAGATCTCGTCGTCGGTGGCGTCCGGCTTGGCGTAGCGCAGGTTCTCGGCGATCGTCTCGTGGAACAGGTGCGAATCCTGGGTGACCACGCCGATCTCGTCGCGCAGGGAGGCGAGCGTCGCGTCGCGCACGTCCACCCCGCCGACCAGCACCTGCCCGTCGGTGACGTCGTAGATCCGGGAGATCAGCATGGACAGCGTCGACTTGCCGGCGCCGGACGGGCCGACCAGGGCGACCATCTGGCCCGGCTCGACGCTGAACGAGACACCCTTGAGCACCGGCTCGTTGACGGTCCGATCGAGCGTGGCGACCTCTTCCAGCGAGGCGAGGGAGATCTCGGCGGCGCTCGGGTAGCGGAACCGCACGTCCCGGAAGTCGACCCGGCCGGTGCCCCGGGGCACCGGCACCGCGTCGGGCTTCTCCACGATGCCCGGCTTGAGGTCGAGCACCTCGAAGACCCGGTCGAAGGAGACCAGCGCGCTCATCACGTCCACCCGGACGTTGGAGAGCGCGGTGAGCGGGCCGTACAGGCGGGTGAGCAGCAGCGCGAGGGTCACCACCGTGCCCGCCGTCACGCCGCCGGTCACCGCGAGCCAGCCGCCGAGACCGTAGGTGAGGGCCTGGGCCAGCGAGGCGACCAGCAGCATCGCCACGAAGAAGGTGCGCGAGTACATGGCGGACTGGATGCCGATGTCCCGTACCCGCTCGGCCCGACCGGCGAACCGGCTGGCCTCGATCTCGGGCTGGCCGAAGAGCTTCACCAGCAACGCGCCGGCCACCCCGAACCGCTCGGTCATGGTCGCGTTCATCTTGGCGTCGAGGTTGTACGACTCGCGGGTGATGTCGGCCAGCCGGCGGCCGACGCGGCGGGCCGGGATGATGAAGATCGGCAGCAGCACCAGCGAGAGCGCGGTGATCTGCCAGGAGAGGGTGAACATCACCGCGGCGGTGAGCACCAGTTGGATGACGTTGCTGACCACGCCGGACAGGGTGGAGGTGAACGCCCGCTGGGCGCCGAGCACGTCGTTGTTGAGCCGGCTGACCAGCGCGCCGGTCTGGGTGCGGGTGAAGAACTGCAACGGCATCCGCTGCACGTGGTCGTAGACCCGGGTGCGCAGGTTGAGGATGATGCCCTCGCCGATGCGGGCCGAATACCACCGCTGGGCCAGTGAGAGCAGCGCGTCGGCGACCGCCAGGCCGGCGATGAACAGGGCCAGCCGGATCACCAGCCGGCCAGCCTCGGTGCCGCCCCGGTTGATCGCGTTGATCACGTCACCGGCGAGCACCGGGGTGGCCACGCCGATGATGGCGGCCAGCACCACGGTGGCCAGGAAGACGCCGATGTCGCGCCGGTAGGGGTGGGCGAAGGCCACGATCCGCCGGGCCACCCCGTGCTTCAGCCGGTGGGTGGAGACCTCGTCGCGGTTGCGCATCGACCGGAGCATGCTCCACCCCGCCATGCCACCGCCGGACATCGGGTTGGACACCGCGCACCTCCGGGTTGTCGGGCAGACCGCTCCGTCAGGTCAATTCTCCCGACGACTCTGACAACCTCGGTCGTAACCCGGATCTTCCCGAATGGTCCTTACTATTCTCCCCGGCCGGCGAGGTCACGCAGCCGGCGGGTCTGCGCCTCCCGCTCGGCGCGCTGCTGGTCGGCATGCGACCGCCCGGACGCGCCGGCGATCAACGCCTTGATCTCCACCACCGCGTCGCGGGCACCGGCGAGCAGGCCGGCGGTCAGGTCACGGACCGCACCGTCC
The nucleotide sequence above comes from Micromonospora sp. NBC_00389. Encoded proteins:
- a CDS encoding ABC transporter ATP-binding protein, producing MSGGGMAGWSMLRSMRNRDEVSTHRLKHGVARRIVAFAHPYRRDIGVFLATVVLAAIIGVATPVLAGDVINAINRGGTEAGRLVIRLALFIAGLAVADALLSLAQRWYSARIGEGIILNLRTRVYDHVQRMPLQFFTRTQTGALVSRLNNDVLGAQRAFTSTLSGVVSNVIQLVLTAAVMFTLSWQITALSLVLLPIFIIPARRVGRRLADITRESYNLDAKMNATMTERFGVAGALLVKLFGQPEIEASRFAGRAERVRDIGIQSAMYSRTFFVAMLLVASLAQALTYGLGGWLAVTGGVTAGTVVTLALLLTRLYGPLTALSNVRVDVMSALVSFDRVFEVLDLKPGIVEKPDAVPVPRGTGRVDFRDVRFRYPSAAEISLASLEEVATLDRTVNEPVLKGVSFSVEPGQMVALVGPSGAGKSTLSMLISRIYDVTDGQVLVGGVDVRDATLASLRDEIGVVTQDSHLFHETIAENLRYAKPDATDDEIWAALAGAQVADLVRSLPDGLDTTVGERGYRFSGGEKQRIAIARLLLKAPSIVILDEATAHLDSESEAAVQRALSVALAGRTALVIAHRLSTVRDADQILVLDGGRIVERGRHDELVAVGGLYAELYRTQFAVADSPTPYVDATGPEPVVMPLGTYIADEALPPAAAN
- the mug gene encoding G/U mismatch-specific DNA glycosylase is translated as MTPGPDRRASDVAGHPRPTRAELATAADRTIPDVLAPGLAVLFVGINPGLWSAATGWHFARPGNRFWPALHRGGFTPRLLHPSEQDELPALGLGITNMAARASARADELTTEELLDGARLLAAAVARYRPRWVAVVGVTAYRIGFGRPKATFGPLPEQLAGARLWVLPNPSGLNAHFTPVTLGAAFAELRVATGLPDRRPA